One part of the Mycobacterium marinum genome encodes these proteins:
- the pyrH gene encoding UMP kinase — MTESDVAGGAAPKPEPASANGVPAAPASGSVSQYKRVLLKLGGEMFGGGQVGLDPDVVAQVARQIAEVVRGGVQVAVVIGGGNFFRGAQLQQRGMERTRSDYMGMLGTVMNSLALQDFLEKEGIATRVQTAITMGQVAEPYLPLRAVRHLEKGRVVIFGAGMGLPYFSTDTTAAQRALEIGADVVLMAKAVDGVFAEDPRVNPHAELLAVISHREVIDRGLRVADATAFSLCMDNGMPILVFNLLTNGNIARAVAGEKIGTLVTT; from the coding sequence ATGACGGAGTCCGACGTCGCCGGTGGGGCGGCTCCGAAGCCGGAGCCGGCAAGCGCCAACGGCGTACCGGCAGCTCCTGCTTCGGGGTCGGTGTCGCAATACAAGCGAGTATTGCTCAAGCTGGGTGGCGAAATGTTCGGCGGCGGTCAGGTGGGCCTGGATCCCGACGTGGTGGCACAGGTGGCCCGGCAGATCGCCGAAGTGGTGCGCGGTGGCGTACAGGTGGCGGTCGTGATCGGCGGCGGCAACTTCTTCCGCGGCGCCCAGCTTCAGCAGCGCGGTATGGAGCGGACCCGGTCGGACTACATGGGAATGCTCGGCACCGTCATGAACAGTCTCGCGTTGCAGGACTTTCTTGAAAAAGAGGGCATAGCTACCCGAGTTCAGACCGCGATCACCATGGGCCAGGTGGCTGAGCCATACCTGCCGTTGCGCGCCGTTCGCCACCTGGAGAAGGGGCGAGTGGTGATCTTCGGCGCCGGCATGGGGTTGCCTTACTTCTCGACGGACACGACGGCGGCGCAGCGCGCACTCGAGATCGGGGCCGACGTGGTTCTGATGGCCAAAGCGGTCGACGGGGTGTTTGCCGAGGATCCGCGAGTGAATCCGCACGCCGAGCTGCTCGCCGTGATCAGTCATCGGGAGGTCATCGACCGAGGGTTGCGGGTCGCCGATGCCACCGCATTCAGTCTGTGCATGGACAATGGCATGCCGATTCTGGTGTTCAACCTGTTGACCAATGGCAATATCGCCCGTGCGGTCGCTGGTGAGAAAATCGGAACGCTGGTCACCACCTAA
- the frr gene encoding ribosome recycling factor — MIDEALFDAEEKMEKAVSVAREDMATIRTGRANPGMFSRIVIDYYGTHTPITQLASINVPEARMVVIKPYEANQLHAIETAIRNSDLGVNPTNDGTIIRVAVPQLTEERRRDLVKQAKHKGEEARVSVRNIRRKAMEELHRIRKDGEAGEDEVARAEKDLDKSTHQYVAQIDELVKHKEGELLEV; from the coding sequence ATGATCGATGAGGCTCTCTTCGATGCAGAAGAGAAAATGGAGAAGGCCGTATCGGTAGCCCGTGAAGACATGGCGACAATCCGCACCGGCCGCGCGAACCCCGGAATGTTCTCACGGATTGTTATCGACTACTACGGCACCCATACCCCTATCACTCAGCTGGCCAGCATCAATGTCCCCGAGGCGCGAATGGTGGTCATCAAGCCGTATGAAGCCAATCAGTTGCATGCGATTGAGACGGCAATTCGCAATTCCGACCTCGGGGTGAATCCCACCAACGACGGCACCATCATCCGAGTGGCCGTACCGCAGCTCACCGAGGAACGTCGGCGCGACCTGGTCAAGCAGGCCAAACACAAGGGCGAGGAAGCCCGGGTCTCGGTGCGCAACATTCGGCGCAAGGCGATGGAAGAACTGCACCGCATCCGCAAGGACGGCGAGGCCGGCGAGGATGAGGTCGCCCGTGCGGAAAAGGACCTCGACAAGAGCACCCACCAGTACGTCGCGCAGATCGATGAGCTGGTCAAGCATAAGGAAGGCGAGCTGCTGGAGGTCTAA
- a CDS encoding phosphatidate cytidylyltransferase: MANTDATTGTPADEPVQEPPKKASRAGRDLPAAIAVGLSIGLFLVATLVFAPRGWVAICAFAMVVATHEVVRRLREAGYLIPVVPLLIGGQLTVWLSWPYGVRGVLAGFGATIVVCMFWRLFMQDNRPHDGAGSDGVPASGTYLRDTSTTVFLAVWVVLFGSFAAMLVYPPNGTGWVFCVMIAIIASDVGGYTVGVLFGKHPMVPTISPKKSWEGFAGSLFCGIVATTITATFLAHEPPWVGALLGVLFVLTTTLGDLVESQVKRDLGIKDMGRLLPGHGGLMDRLDGVLPSAVAAWIVMSLLT, from the coding sequence GTGGCCAACACCGACGCCACCACCGGCACCCCGGCCGACGAGCCGGTGCAAGAGCCGCCAAAAAAGGCATCACGAGCTGGGCGCGACCTGCCCGCGGCCATCGCAGTGGGCCTCAGCATTGGTTTGTTCCTGGTTGCAACGTTGGTGTTCGCGCCGCGCGGGTGGGTCGCGATCTGCGCGTTTGCGATGGTCGTCGCTACCCACGAGGTGGTGCGGCGGCTACGTGAAGCCGGGTATCTGATTCCGGTTGTTCCGCTGCTGATCGGTGGACAGCTAACCGTCTGGCTGAGCTGGCCATACGGCGTTCGCGGTGTGCTGGCCGGGTTCGGGGCCACGATCGTGGTTTGCATGTTCTGGCGGCTGTTCATGCAGGACAACCGGCCGCACGACGGTGCTGGCAGCGACGGGGTGCCCGCGTCGGGAACCTATTTGCGCGATACCTCGACCACCGTTTTTCTGGCCGTTTGGGTTGTGCTATTCGGTTCCTTCGCCGCGATGCTGGTCTACCCACCCAACGGCACCGGATGGGTGTTCTGCGTGATGATCGCGATCATCGCGTCCGATGTCGGGGGATACACCGTGGGTGTGCTTTTCGGTAAGCACCCGATGGTCCCTACAATCAGCCCCAAGAAGTCCTGGGAAGGTTTTGCCGGTTCGCTGTTTTGCGGGATCGTCGCAACGACTATCACGGCGACATTTCTGGCGCATGAACCCCCCTGGGTGGGTGCGCTGCTCGGGGTGCTGTTCGTGCTCACCACCACGCTGGGTGACCTGGTGGAGTCGCAGGTCAAGCGTGACCTCGGCATCAAAGACATGGGGCGGCTGCTACCCGGCCACGGAGGTTTGATGGATCGGCTCGACGGCGTTCTGCCGTCAGCGGTAGCGGCCTGGATCGTGATGTCACTGTTGACCTGA
- a CDS encoding PE family protein — protein MSFVSVVPEWVAAAATDVAGIGSVVGAANAAAAGATTSVTAAAGDEVSVAIAALFGGFGREYQAVCGQWAEFEQRFARALGAGAGAYAGAEAAAVGTLSPLGVIEQGVWGAVNGPAVALWGRPLIGDGADGAAGTGQAGGAGGLLWGNGGNGGSGGVGQNGGAGGSAGLIGRGGAGGAGGLSGGSGAGGAGGVGGNGGWLWGAGGDGGAGGVGAVSGGVGGGAGRAWLWGAGGAGGAGGQGMGLDGGAGGGGGQGGLVYGGGGAGGAGGVGGEVGGGGVGGTGGAGGAAGLIGHGGAGGGGGAGDGGSTGGAGQTGGDGGRAGDGGVGGRGGWLAGAGGDGGAGGVGGVGGAGGGGADGLVLGSDGGDGGDGGTGGAGGTGGAGGAGGLISLFGGQGAGGAGGAGGAGGLAGDGGAGATGTFAGGGSGTGGAGGDGGTPGVGGAGGAGGAGSIAGAHGSEGARPLSGNGGSGGRGADSAVLGGTGGAGGNGGLYGNGGAGGAGGNGIAGSRGLTAITAGDSGTAGHDGGAGGDGGTGGLGGALAGHGGDGGAGGTGGDGGAGGSGAAGAVGEDGTVADPDGGRGGDGGSGAGGGAGGAGGNGGTGGDAQAAGYADGVRGAGGSGGTGGAGGLAGDGGRGGDGAVGLGGDGGDGGHGGDSGPGGSGGAGGNGGSTGLHGLSGATPTSGGNGGAGGEGGRGAIDIAGGTGGAGGDGGTYGDGGDGGAGGDGVTGSQGLTATTPGGSGTNGGAGSAGGAGGSGGLGGTLAGHGGDGGAGGAGGDGGFGGSGATGSSGDQGSAADPTGGRGGDGGSGADGGAGGTGGDGGAGGQAQAAGYADGTRGAGGNGGAGGSGGLAGDGGRGGDGAVGFGGAGGDGGHGGNTGAGGVGGRGGVGSTTGLTGLGGHSPTNGGNGGAGGGGGNGAVDIAGGVGGAGGNGGLYGNGGHGGDGGDGVNGERGLTAIAPGGSGTDGGAGSVGGAGGAGGNGGALAGDGGDGGAGGSGGDGGAGGSGAAGAAGDNGTYHGGRGGDGGHGGTGGDGGAGGDGGAAGHAQAAGYADGTRGAGGSGGAGGAGGLAGDGGRGGNGAATTGGAGGDGGNGGDPGVGGAGGKGGAGSTNGLSGLGGYSPTSGGDGGDGGDGGSGSAGTLSDPPGDFGGAGGRGGNGGAYGNGGNGGDGGTGGDGSQSLSGDGGGPGGHGGAGGVGGAGGVLGGNGGDGGTGGTGGTGGLGAHGESQVDANGLNGGTGGLGSAGGAGGDGGNGGKAHATGFHDGAGGRGGDGGQGGTGGHGGEGGDGKAGYNQRAGGDGGAGGDGGFGGSGGTGGLNGDGTRAAGGAAGIRGIGGTGGSGGDGLGGRTATGDGGHGGNGGAGGYGSVGGVGGSGGDGGNGGQSGTPRYGGHGGNGGDGGVGSVTGGRGGAGGDGGHGIDGAGGLFGPSGGGGGTGGNGGTGGSGGTNGTGGVGGAGGNGGNGGTGFSTNTAASGGAGGGGGRGGGGGDGLIGGDGGSGGNGGNGAAGSTAAGNGGRGGTGGIGGAGRTNSGDGGSGGNGGAAGEVGQTAAILQVDPGVGGAGGDGGEGGYSNTVGGVAGNGGTGGAGGAGGTLDHNVVFTSSGRGGVGGTGGVGGSSTYGTGGVGGAGGTGGTAGAADANNYAAASGDGGTGGIGGAGVTGGDGGRGGTGGRSTFAGTSGTGGIGGIGGLGTAGVGGYGGDGGTGGTGNGATGGYGGAGGRGGTSTIDGQRIPGYNGGPGQPPPPGYAGPPGAGGTGGAPASP, from the coding sequence GTGTCGTTTGTGAGTGTGGTTCCGGAGTGGGTGGCGGCCGCGGCAACCGATGTGGCCGGGATTGGGTCGGTGGTGGGTGCGGCTAATGCGGCGGCGGCGGGGGCGACGACGTCGGTGACGGCGGCTGCCGGTGATGAGGTGTCGGTGGCGATTGCGGCGTTGTTTGGGGGGTTTGGTCGCGAGTATCAGGCGGTGTGTGGGCAGTGGGCGGAGTTTGAGCAACGGTTCGCGCGGGCGTTGGGGGCCGGGGCGGGGGCGTATGCGGGGGCTGAGGCGGCCGCGGTGGGGACGTTGTCGCCGCTAGGGGTGATTGAGCAGGGCGTGTGGGGGGCGGTGAACGGGCCGGCGGTGGCGTTGTGGGGGCGGCCGTTGATCGGTGATGGCGCTGATGGGGCGGCCGGGACCGGTCAAGCCGGTGGGGCGGGGGGCTTGTTGTGGGGTAACGGGGGTAATGGGGGTTCGGGCGGGGTGGGTCAAAACGGTGGGGCGGGTGGTTCGGCGGGGTTGATCGGGCGAGGCGGGGCCGGTGGTGCGGGCGGGCTCAGCGGCGGCTCGGGGGCTGGCGGTGCGGGTGGGGTGGGCGGCAATGGTGGCTGGTTGTGGGGTGCCGGCGGGGATGGTGGTGCCGGTGGGGTGGGTGCGGTTAGTGGTGGTGTTGGTGGTGGGGCGGGTCGGGCGTGGTTGTGGGGTGCGGGCGGGGCCGGCGGTGCTGGTGGGCAGGGCATGGGTCTAGATGGCGGTGCTGGTGGTGGTGGTGGGCAGGGCGGGTTGGTTTATGGCGGCGGCGGGGCTGGTGGTGCCGGTGGGGTGGGTGGTGAGGTCGGCGGTGGTGGTGTCGGCGGTACCGGCGGGGCTGGTGGTGCGGCGGGGCTGATCGGCCACGGTGGGGCCGGGGGTGGCGGTGGTGCCGGTGATGGCGGTAGCACCGGGGGTGCGGGCCAGACCGGTGGTGATGGCGGCCGTGCCGGTGATGGGGGCGTTGGGGGGCGGGGCGGCTGGCTGGCCGGTGCCGGCGGCGACGGGGGTGCTGGCGGTGTCGGGGGTGTCGGCGGTGCCGGTGGTGGCGGCGCGGACGGGCTGGTGTTGGGCAGTGACGGCGGAGATGGCGGTGATGGCGGTACCGGCGGGGCCGGGGGGACCGGCGGCGCCGGGGGTGCGGGCGGGTTGATCAGTTTGTTCGGCGGCCAGGGTGCCGGCGGGGCCGGCGGTGCCGGTGGGGCCGGTGGGCTGGCCGGTGATGGTGGTGCCGGGGCCACGGGCACGTTTGCCGGTGGTGGCAGCGGTACCGGTGGTGCCGGCGGTGATGGCGGCACCCCCGGTGTGGGTGGTGCTGGCGGCGCCGGCGGGGCCGGCTCGATCGCGGGCGCTCATGGCAGCGAAGGTGCCCGCCCACTGAGCGGTAATGGCGGTAGCGGAGGCCGCGGGGCGGACAGCGCGGTGCTGGGCGGAACCGGCGGGGCTGGCGGCAACGGCGGTCTCTACGGCAATGGTGGTGCGGGCGGGGCTGGCGGCAACGGGATCGCCGGATCGCGGGGCTTGACCGCGATCACTGCGGGCGACTCGGGCACCGCCGGCCACGACGGTGGCGCCGGTGGTGATGGCGGGACCGGCGGCCTGGGCGGTGCCCTGGCCGGCCACGGGGGCGACGGCGGAGCCGGTGGCACCGGCGGCGACGGTGGGGCCGGCGGGTCCGGCGCGGCCGGTGCTGTCGGGGAGGACGGCACCGTGGCAGACCCCGACGGTGGTCGTGGTGGCGACGGCGGGTCCGGCGCCGGGGGCGGGGCCGGCGGGGCCGGCGGTAACGGTGGGACCGGTGGTGACGCACAAGCGGCCGGCTACGCCGACGGCGTTCGCGGCGCCGGCGGATCCGGCGGGACTGGCGGGGCCGGCGGGCTGGCGGGCGACGGCGGCCGCGGTGGTGACGGCGCGGTCGGATTGGGCGGCGATGGCGGCGACGGTGGCCACGGCGGCGACTCCGGTCCTGGCGGGTCCGGCGGTGCCGGTGGTAACGGCGGGAGCACCGGACTGCACGGCCTTTCCGGAGCAACCCCGACCAGCGGCGGCAACGGCGGTGCCGGCGGTGAGGGAGGCAGGGGTGCGATCGATATCGCCGGTGGGACCGGCGGGGCCGGTGGTGACGGCGGAACGTATGGCGATGGCGGTGACGGCGGTGCCGGTGGCGACGGTGTCACCGGATCGCAGGGTTTGACCGCGACCACACCGGGGGGCTCGGGTACCAACGGTGGGGCTGGCAGCGCTGGTGGTGCTGGCGGGTCCGGCGGGCTGGGCGGAACCCTGGCTGGTCACGGCGGTGATGGTGGTGCCGGCGGGGCCGGCGGTGATGGTGGTTTCGGCGGGTCCGGCGCGACTGGTAGCTCCGGGGATCAGGGCAGCGCCGCGGATCCCACCGGTGGCCGTGGCGGTGACGGCGGATCCGGCGCGGACGGTGGGGCCGGTGGTACCGGAGGTGACGGCGGGGCCGGTGGACAGGCACAAGCCGCCGGCTACGCCGACGGCACCCGCGGCGCCGGCGGCAACGGTGGTGCCGGCGGGTCCGGCGGGCTCGCCGGCGACGGCGGCCGCGGTGGAGACGGCGCGGTCGGATTCGGTGGGGCCGGCGGGGACGGCGGCCACGGCGGTAACACCGGCGCCGGCGGGGTCGGCGGTAGAGGCGGTGTCGGCTCGACCACCGGACTCACCGGCCTTGGCGGGCATAGCCCGACCAACGGCGGCAACGGCGGTGCCGGCGGTGGTGGCGGCAACGGCGCGGTCGATATCGCGGGCGGGGTCGGCGGTGCCGGCGGTAACGGCGGGCTCTACGGCAACGGCGGGCACGGCGGCGACGGCGGTGACGGCGTCAATGGAGAACGCGGGTTGACCGCGATTGCTCCGGGGGGCTCAGGCACCGACGGCGGGGCCGGCAGTGTGGGCGGCGCGGGCGGGGCCGGTGGCAACGGTGGGGCCCTGGCCGGTGACGGGGGCGACGGCGGTGCCGGCGGGTCCGGCGGTGATGGTGGTGCCGGCGGGTCCGGCGCGGCCGGTGCCGCCGGGGATAACGGCACCTACCACGGTGGCCGCGGTGGTGACGGTGGCCACGGCGGCACCGGCGGCGACGGCGGTGCCGGGGGCGACGGAGGAGCAGCCGGTCACGCACAAGCGGCCGGCTACGCCGATGGCACCCGCGGTGCGGGTGGGTCCGGTGGCGCCGGTGGCGCCGGCGGGCTGGCCGGCGACGGCGGCCGGGGCGGAAACGGAGCCGCGACAACCGGTGGCGCCGGCGGCGACGGCGGCAATGGCGGTGACCCGGGTGTCGGCGGTGCTGGCGGTAAAGGCGGTGCCGGCTCGACCAACGGATTGAGTGGACTAGGCGGGTACAGCCCCACCAGCGGCGGCGACGGCGGCGACGGCGGCGACGGCGGCAGCGGTAGCGCCGGCACCCTCTCTGACCCACCGGGCGATTTCGGCGGAGCCGGTGGGCGGGGCGGCAACGGCGGGGCCTACGGCAACGGCGGTAACGGCGGCGACGGCGGGACCGGCGGCGACGGAAGCCAAAGCCTGAGCGGCGATGGCGGTGGTCCCGGTGGGCATGGCGGTGCTGGAGGCGTGGGAGGTGCCGGAGGAGTCCTCGGCGGCAACGGTGGGGACGGCGGGACGGGGGGCACCGGCGGCACGGGTGGTCTGGGCGCGCACGGTGAGTCGCAGGTGGACGCAAACGGCCTGAACGGCGGTACGGGCGGTCTCGGGTCTGCTGGCGGCGCCGGCGGCGACGGCGGCAACGGCGGAAAGGCCCACGCAACCGGATTCCACGACGGCGCCGGCGGCCGAGGAGGCGACGGCGGCCAAGGAGGCACCGGAGGGCACGGCGGCGAAGGCGGTGACGGCAAAGCCGGGTACAACCAGCGGGCTGGAGGAGATGGTGGTGCCGGTGGAGACGGCGGCTTCGGCGGCAGCGGCGGCACCGGCGGCCTCAACGGCGACGGCACCAGAGCCGCCGGAGGCGCCGCCGGCATTCGAGGGATCGGTGGCACCGGCGGCAGCGGGGGAGACGGACTCGGTGGCCGCACCGCGACCGGCGACGGCGGCCACGGAGGTAACGGCGGTGCCGGTGGTTACGGTTCTGTCGGCGGTGTCGGTGGCAGCGGCGGCGACGGCGGCAATGGCGGCCAATCTGGTACACCCCGATACGGAGGCCACGGTGGTAACGGCGGCGACGGTGGCGTCGGCTCCGTGACCGGCGGAAGAGGCGGTGCCGGCGGCGACGGCGGTCACGGCATCGACGGTGCCGGAGGCTTATTCGGCCCGAGCGGCGGTGGCGGTGGTACTGGCGGTAATGGCGGGACCGGCGGCTCCGGTGGCACCAACGGCACCGGCGGAGTCGGCGGGGCCGGTGGCAATGGCGGCAACGGGGGCACGGGGTTCAGTACGAATACCGCGGCCAGCGGTGGCGCCGGTGGCGGCGGCGGCCGAGGCGGTGGCGGCGGCGATGGTCTGATCGGCGGCGACGGGGGCAGCGGCGGTAACGGAGGTAACGGGGCGGCCGGCAGCACAGCGGCCGGCAACGGGGGCCGCGGTGGTACCGGTGGCATCGGTGGCGCCGGTCGTACCAACAGCGGCGACGGTGGCAGCGGTGGGAATGGCGGCGCCGCCGGCGAGGTCGGGCAAACCGCTGCAATCCTGCAAGTGGACCCCGGCGTTGGTGGCGCCGGTGGCGACGGCGGCGAAGGCGGCTACTCCAACACAGTCGGCGGCGTCGCTGGCAATGGCGGGACTGGTGGTGCCGGTGGCGCCGGCGGCACCCTCGATCACAACGTCGTCTTTACCTCCTCCGGGCGCGGCGGGGTCGGCGGCACCGGTGGTGTTGGCGGCTCCAGCACCTACGGCACCGGCGGGGTCGGTGGCGCCGGCGGGACCGGAGGCACGGCCGGTGCCGCGGATGCCAATAACTATGCCGCTGCCAGCGGCGACGGCGGGACCGGCGGGATCGGTGGCGCCGGGGTCACCGGCGGCGACGGCGGCCGAGGCGGGACCGGCGGTAGAAGCACCTTTGCCGGCACCTCCGGCACCGGTGGGATCGGCGGTATCGGCGGCCTCGGCACCGCCGGGGTCGGCGGCTACGGCGGGGACGGTGGCACCGGCGGCACTGGTAACGGCGCTACGGGGGGCTACGGCGGTGCCGGCGGCCGAGGCGGCACCAGCACCATTGACGGACAACGCATTCCCGGCTACAACGGTGGCCCAGGCCAACCTCCTCCACCCGGCTACGCCGGTCCGCCCGGCGCCGGCGGGACCGGCGGCGCCCCCGCAAGCCCCTGA
- the rlmN gene encoding 23S rRNA (adenine(2503)-C(2))-methyltransferase RlmN, whose translation MAQELMFEEPRRGKPPRHLADFDAEGRASAVAALGLPPFRAKQLAHQYYGRLIADPRQMTDLPAAVREQIAETMFPNLLTAAREVTCDAGQTRKTLWRATDGVTLESVLMRYPQRNTVCISSQAGCGMACPFCATGQGGLTRNLSTAEILEQVRAAAAALRDEFGDRLSNVVFMGMGEPLANYARVLAAVRRITEPPPMGFGISARSVTVSTVGLAPAIRKLADERIGVTLALSLHAPDDELRDTLVPVNNRWKISEALEAAHYYAEATGRRVSVEYALIREVNDQPWRADLLGKRLHRALGPLVHVNLIPLNPTPGSDWDASPKPVEREFVKRVRAQGVSCTVRDTRGREISAACGQLAAEGG comes from the coding sequence ATGGCCCAAGAGTTGATGTTTGAGGAGCCGCGTCGCGGGAAGCCGCCGCGGCACCTTGCCGATTTCGACGCGGAGGGCCGCGCGTCGGCAGTGGCCGCGCTCGGCCTGCCGCCATTTAGGGCCAAGCAGCTGGCACACCAGTACTACGGTCGGCTGATCGCCGATCCCCGTCAGATGACCGACCTGCCAGCGGCGGTGCGTGAGCAGATCGCCGAAACGATGTTCCCGAACCTGCTGACGGCGGCGCGAGAGGTCACCTGTGATGCGGGCCAGACGCGAAAGACGCTATGGCGCGCCACCGATGGCGTCACCCTCGAATCGGTGCTCATGCGCTACCCGCAGCGCAACACGGTGTGCATCTCCTCGCAGGCAGGCTGTGGGATGGCGTGTCCTTTCTGCGCGACCGGCCAGGGAGGCCTGACCCGCAATCTGTCGACGGCAGAGATCCTCGAACAGGTACGGGCCGCGGCCGCGGCGTTGCGCGATGAGTTCGGTGATCGGCTGTCGAATGTCGTGTTCATGGGCATGGGGGAGCCGCTGGCCAATTACGCCCGGGTGCTGGCGGCGGTACGTCGCATCACCGAACCGCCGCCGATGGGCTTTGGCATTTCGGCCCGATCGGTGACGGTGTCGACCGTGGGTCTGGCGCCCGCGATCCGCAAGCTTGCCGATGAACGCATCGGCGTCACGCTGGCGCTGTCATTGCATGCGCCCGACGACGAATTGCGCGACACGTTGGTGCCGGTCAACAACAGGTGGAAGATCAGCGAAGCCCTCGAAGCCGCCCACTACTACGCTGAGGCGACCGGTCGTCGGGTGTCCGTCGAGTATGCGCTGATCCGTGAGGTCAATGATCAACCCTGGCGGGCTGATCTGCTGGGCAAACGACTGCATCGCGCGCTGGGGCCGCTGGTCCATGTCAACCTGATCCCGCTCAACCCGACGCCGGGCAGCGATTGGGATGCGAGTCCCAAGCCGGTGGAGCGGGAGTTTGTCAAACGCGTTCGTGCACAGGGGGTTTCGTGCACCGTCCGGGATACTCGTGGCCGCGAGATCAGCGCCGCCTGCGGACAGCTGGCCGCCGAAGGCGGGTAG
- a CDS encoding protein disulfide oxidoreductase — protein MTVRPTPRNRWFAAVLMASMVALVLTLGLIAAPRARAADDRLDFTATTLGGAPFNGASLQGKPAVLWFWTPWCPFCNAEGPAASQVAAANPGVTFVGIAAHSDVGAMQGFVAKYGLNFTNINDADGAIWARYNVPWQPAWVFYRADGSSTFVNNPTSAMSQQELADRVAALTS, from the coding sequence ATGACTGTTCGCCCTACGCCCCGCAATCGTTGGTTTGCCGCGGTCCTGATGGCCAGCATGGTCGCGCTTGTCCTGACCCTCGGCCTGATCGCCGCCCCGCGCGCCCGCGCCGCCGATGATCGTCTCGATTTCACCGCGACGACGCTGGGCGGCGCGCCCTTCAACGGGGCCAGTCTGCAGGGTAAGCCGGCGGTGTTGTGGTTCTGGACGCCGTGGTGCCCGTTCTGCAACGCCGAGGGCCCCGCCGCCAGCCAGGTGGCGGCCGCCAACCCGGGGGTCACATTCGTCGGCATCGCCGCGCATTCGGACGTGGGTGCGATGCAGGGCTTCGTCGCCAAATACGGGCTGAACTTCACCAACATCAACGACGCCGACGGCGCGATCTGGGCGCGCTACAACGTGCCCTGGCAGCCGGCCTGGGTGTTCTATCGGGCCGACGGTTCCTCGACGTTCGTCAACAACCCCACCTCGGCCATGTCCCAGCAGGAACTGGCCGACCGTGTCGCCGCGCTGACGTCCTGA